The following are from one region of the Meriones unguiculatus strain TT.TT164.6M chromosome 13 unlocalized genomic scaffold, Bangor_MerUng_6.1 Chr13_unordered_Scaffold_33, whole genome shotgun sequence genome:
- the LOC132650817 gene encoding zinc finger protein ZFP2-like has product RTHTGEKPYECNECGKAFAENSTLLSHKRTHTGEKPYECNQCGKAFAQNSHLISHKRTHTGEKPYECNECGKAFAENSHLIRHKRTHTGEKPYECNECGKAFAENSTLLSHKRTHTGE; this is encoded by the coding sequence agaacacacactggagagaaaccttatgaatgtaatgagtgtggcaaagcctttgcagaaaacagtactctcttaagccataaaagaacacacactggagagaaaccttatgaatgtaaccagtgtggtaaagcctttgcacaaaacagtcatctcataagccataaaagaacacacactggagagaaaccttatgaatgtaatgagtgtggtaaagcctttgcagaaaacagtcatctcataagacataaaagaacacatactggagagaaaccttatgaatgtaatgagtgtggcaaagcctttgcagaaaacagtactctcttaagccataaaagaacacacactggagag